DNA sequence from the Leptospirillum ferrooxidans C2-3 genome:
AAGGGAGATCTGAAAGCACTTCGCCACAGTGCTGCCCATACATTGGCCCAGGCGGTGAAGCGTCTTTTTCCGGAAGCCAGGGTTGGTGTCGGTCCCGCTACGGATGATGGCTTTTATTATGACTTCCATTATTCCCGTCCTTTTACTCCCGAGGATCTTGTCCGGATAGAGGACGAGATGCGGAAGATCATCTCTCAGGGGCTTGTGATTGAGCGAAGACCGGTTTCCAGGGAAGAGGCAGTAGCCCTTTTTTCCGGGATGGATGAGCCATTCAAGCTTGAATTGATTTCTTCGATTCCGGACGAGGCAGAAATAACGGTTTACGAGCAGGGGGAGTTTGTCGATCTCTGCAGGGGCCCTCATGTGGCCGGGACCGGTGATATTCCTGCCATCAAGCTACTCACCACATCCGGAGCCTACTGGAAAGGGATCGAGTCAAACCCGTCCCTTCAGCGGATCTATGGGACAGCTTTCTGGTCAGAGGCCGATCTTGCCGCACATCTTCTGAAGCTTGAGGAGATTCGCCGGAGGGACCACAGGAAGCTTGGCCGGGAACTGGACCTTTTCCGGACCCTGGATGAAAAAGGGGCTGGTCTGGTCCTGTGGCTACCAAGGGGGAGCCGGGTCCGTCGCATCCTTGAGGATCTCTGGAAGTCCCTCCATGACCGCCACGGCTACAAGTATGTCTACTCTCCGCATATTGCGAGACTCGACCTCTGGAAGCAGTCCGGTCATTGGGATTATTATCGGGACAGCATGTTCTCTCCGATGGAAATCGAAGGGGTGGAATATGAGCTGAAGCCGATGAACTGTCCCTTTCATATCATGATTTTCCGTGAGAGCGTGAAGAGCTATCGGGATCTTCCCATTCGCTTGTCCGAGCTTGGAACTGTCTATCGATACGAGCGTTCGGGCACACTCCATGGCCTGATGAGGGTTCGGGGCTTTACCCAGGATGATGCCCATCTTTTCTGCAGGCCGGAGGACTTGGCGTCAGAAATCGAGAAGGTCCTTGTATTGGTGGACGAAATGATCGGCCGTTTCGGTTTTACCGACCGGACGGTCTATCTGTCCACCCGGCCGGAGAAATCGGTCGGTTCTGACGAGCATTGGAAGATGGCGACGGATGCCCTTGAAAGTGCTCTGATCAAATCGGGGATTCCGTATCAGACTGATCCTGGGGAAGGCGTTTTCTATGGCCCCAAGATCGACATCAAGTTCCATGATGCGATCGGCCGTTCCTGGCAGCTTTCGACCGTTCAGGTGGATTTCAATCTTCCTGAAAAATTTGATCTGTCCTTCCGCAATACACAAGGGGAGGCAGAGAGGCCGATCATGATCCATCGGGCCCTGTTTGGTTCGATCGAGAGGTTTTTCGGTATCCTCGTCGAGCACTATGTCGGAGCCTTTCCTTTGTGGCTCGCGCCAGAACAGGTGATGATCATGACAATAGCGGATCGGCATATTCCGGATGCGGAGGCTCTTCTTGAGCGCTTGAAATCAAGCGGTATCCGTGCGGAAGGAGACTTCCGGAATGAGAAGATCGGTTTCAAGATTCGGGAAGCACAGATGCTCAAGGTTCCGGAGATGTGGATAATAGGGGATCGGGAAGTTGCTGAAGGGCGGGTTTCCATTCGAACCCGCGAAGGTGAAAAGACAGACCTCGTTCTTCGGGATGAGGCGATCAGCTCCCTGATTGAAAGGGCCAGACCGGCCTGATATGCTCCAGGGCAGGAAATGCCCATGGTAACGATAGAAAAAAGGAGGGTTCCATCAACCCAAAACCTCGGGTCAACCACGAAATTAAGATCAAGGAAGTTCGGGCCATTGGCCCGGAAGGTGAGCAGCTGGGAATATTTCCAACGATCGTTGCCATCAAGAAAGCGGAAGAGCTTGGATTTGACCTGGTAGAAGTTTCACCGAATGCCAAGCCGCCTGTCTGCAAGATGATGGACTTTGGTCGTTTCATGTATGAACAGAGCAAGAAAGTTCATGCCATGAAGCAGAACCAGCGCTCCGGGCAGGTCAAGGAAGTCAAGTTCCGCCCTCATATCAATGAACATGATCTTTCAACGAAGAT
Encoded proteins:
- the thrS gene encoding threonine--tRNA ligase gives rise to the protein MAQVVVQDKGDLKALRHSAAHTLAQAVKRLFPEARVGVGPATDDGFYYDFHYSRPFTPEDLVRIEDEMRKIISQGLVIERRPVSREEAVALFSGMDEPFKLELISSIPDEAEITVYEQGEFVDLCRGPHVAGTGDIPAIKLLTTSGAYWKGIESNPSLQRIYGTAFWSEADLAAHLLKLEEIRRRDHRKLGRELDLFRTLDEKGAGLVLWLPRGSRVRRILEDLWKSLHDRHGYKYVYSPHIARLDLWKQSGHWDYYRDSMFSPMEIEGVEYELKPMNCPFHIMIFRESVKSYRDLPIRLSELGTVYRYERSGTLHGLMRVRGFTQDDAHLFCRPEDLASEIEKVLVLVDEMIGRFGFTDRTVYLSTRPEKSVGSDEHWKMATDALESALIKSGIPYQTDPGEGVFYGPKIDIKFHDAIGRSWQLSTVQVDFNLPEKFDLSFRNTQGEAERPIMIHRALFGSIERFFGILVEHYVGAFPLWLAPEQVMIMTIADRHIPDAEALLERLKSSGIRAEGDFRNEKIGFKIREAQMLKVPEMWIIGDREVAEGRVSIRTREGEKTDLVLRDEAISSLIERARPA
- the infC gene encoding translation initiation factor IF-3 gives rise to the protein MNPKPRVNHEIKIKEVRAIGPEGEQLGIFPTIVAIKKAEELGFDLVEVSPNAKPPVCKMMDFGRFMYEQSKKVHAMKQNQRSGQVKEVKFRPHINEHDLSTKINYVQRFLEEGNRAKINLMFRGREMIHTEVGAGIMQKIIASIDPRGIVEVPPRMEGSSMTMVLAPNPAYKPSEKGGDREESNKKSQNQEQGTENPK